In a genomic window of Allomeiothermus silvanus DSM 9946:
- a CDS encoding tyrosine-type recombinase/integrase, translating to MASRKRPLEKRPHGSGTKPTKRGHQWTMQVTLGRRADGKLDRRRVFGLTPEDCLQKARELQVAAAQGMLATHERTTVAEWLGIWLGGKATQAAPTYRLKLEAHAKHITQHLGSMELRKLRPGHVHTFARALEAKGLAPSYRREVLSTLEAALERAVVMELIPRNVARPVKLEAAPATRKVKAWDAATVARFLEVARPYRLYPLFYLGFATGLRREELLGLRWVDIDLEARTLRVEQTLTPDKGGVHIGPPKTRTSRRVVGFGPDVAAVLEEWRAKLAEERRILGKEWYDSGLVFPSSTGHPLHPRNVNRDMGQIIKTHNRKRVKEIRRAMQGQPEEEIKRAIEEVMLPHLSPHMMRHTHATLLAQKTRQIELVSRRLGHSRPSVTLDIYRHIATWELEEVALPLSELLNPTPRTLN from the coding sequence CAGGCACCAAGCCCACCAAGCGCGGGCACCAGTGGACGATGCAAGTCACCCTGGGACGCCGCGCGGATGGGAAGCTCGACCGCCGCCGGGTGTTCGGGCTGACCCCCGAGGACTGCTTGCAGAAAGCCCGCGAGCTTCAGGTAGCCGCTGCCCAAGGGATGCTCGCTACCCACGAGCGCACGACGGTTGCAGAGTGGTTGGGGATATGGCTCGGAGGTAAAGCCACCCAAGCCGCCCCCACTTACCGGCTCAAACTCGAGGCCCACGCCAAGCACATTACCCAACATTTGGGGAGCATGGAGCTTCGCAAGCTGAGGCCTGGGCACGTTCACACCTTCGCCCGCGCCCTGGAGGCTAAGGGGTTAGCCCCTTCCTACCGCCGTGAGGTGCTGAGCACCCTCGAGGCCGCCCTTGAACGTGCCGTGGTCATGGAGCTCATCCCGCGCAACGTAGCCCGCCCGGTGAAGCTCGAGGCCGCCCCCGCGACCCGCAAGGTCAAAGCCTGGGACGCCGCGACCGTGGCCCGTTTCCTCGAGGTGGCCCGCCCCTACCGGCTGTATCCGCTGTTCTATCTGGGGTTTGCCACCGGCCTGAGGCGAGAGGAGCTGCTAGGGTTGCGTTGGGTGGACATAGACCTAGAGGCCCGCACCCTGCGGGTGGAGCAGACCCTAACCCCGGACAAGGGCGGTGTCCACATCGGCCCGCCCAAGACCCGCACCAGCCGCCGGGTGGTGGGCTTCGGGCCGGACGTGGCCGCCGTGCTGGAGGAATGGCGGGCCAAGCTAGCCGAAGAGCGCCGCATCCTGGGGAAGGAGTGGTACGATTCGGGGTTGGTGTTCCCCTCGAGCACCGGCCACCCCCTGCACCCGCGCAACGTGAACCGGGACATGGGCCAGATCATCAAGACCCACAACCGCAAGCGGGTCAAGGAGATTCGGAGGGCCATGCAGGGACAGCCCGAAGAGGAAATAAAGCGGGCCATTGAAGAGGTCATGCTCCCCCACCTGAGCCCGCACATGATGCGCCATACCCACGCCACGCTACTCGCGCAAAAGACCCGGCAAATCGAGCTGGTGAGCCGCCGCCTGGGGCACTCCCGCCCCTCCGTCACGCTCGACATTTACCGCCACATCGCGACGTGGGAGCTTGAAGAGGTGGCCCTACCCCTGAGCGAGCTGCTGAACCCTACCCCCCGCACCCTGAACTGA
- a CDS encoding metallophosphoesterase family protein, which yields MRIGIIADIHANLPALEAALTALREEGVDQVLAIGDLVGYGPHPRQVLRLLEREGIACVLGSADIRVAFNLPSEARSGIAETVLQWTITQLGKRELNFLRNLRSRHRMDIGGGRLLAFHGTPDDPEVKLDIDIPVTDLVRMFEQSRARYMVAAGKHIPYERRVGQGILVDPGSVGLTLGGEPGADVLLLEEIPQAQEGQPALKVRFLKVPYDFGQVLFDLAAWELPPVLSDVIRQGRFPG from the coding sequence ATGCGGATTGGAATTATCGCCGACATCCACGCTAACCTGCCCGCCTTAGAGGCCGCGCTCACCGCACTCCGGGAAGAAGGAGTGGATCAGGTTCTGGCCATCGGTGACCTGGTGGGGTATGGCCCCCACCCTCGCCAGGTGCTAAGGTTGCTCGAGCGCGAGGGGATCGCCTGCGTGTTAGGCTCCGCCGACATCCGAGTGGCTTTCAACCTGCCCAGCGAGGCCCGTTCGGGGATCGCCGAAACCGTTTTGCAGTGGACCATCACCCAGCTGGGCAAACGCGAGCTGAACTTTTTACGCAACCTGCGCTCGCGCCACCGCATGGATATCGGTGGGGGGCGGCTGTTGGCGTTCCACGGCACCCCCGATGACCCCGAGGTCAAGCTCGATATCGACATCCCGGTCACCGACTTAGTACGGATGTTCGAGCAATCGCGGGCTCGCTACATGGTAGCGGCAGGCAAACACATCCCCTACGAGCGCCGGGTGGGGCAGGGGATCTTGGTAGACCCTGGATCGGTGGGGCTCACCTTAGGCGGCGAGCCAGGTGCGGACGTGCTGCTGCTCGAGGAGATCCCACAAGCACAAGAAGGACAACCTGCTCTCAAGGTGCGTTTTCTAAAAGTACCGTACGATTTTGGCCAAGTGCTTTTTGACCTAGCCGCCTGGGAGCTACCCCCGGTACTCAGCGACGTGATCCGCCAGGGACGGTTTCCGGGGTAG
- the thrC gene encoding threonine synthase, which yields MVRYFSTRDSHKTPLSFAEALLKGLAPDGGLYLPDRIPTLSPSAWLEASSLAEVGVKVLGEWLKEEIPAADLEPIVRDALNFPCPLIPLSDGVYVLELFHGPTLSFKDFGARTMARLMQYFLARRGERRIILVATSGDTGSAVADGFAGQDNIEVVLLYPKGKVSDVQERQLIVRRKGVRSFAVEGSFDDCQRMVKEAFVDPQLSHLPLSSANSINIGRLLPQTLYYLWAARQLGGGAVNFCVPSGNLGNLTGGILAALMGQDVPRFLAAHNANHFFPNFLAGRAEAYQFHPTLATLSNAMDVGAPSNFERLYTLLGANKLRAWVWGTVVLDDATLERMRQTYARYGYIACPHTAVGLEAVARYRAATADPTPIVTLSTAHPAKFPEAVAGALGIQAPKEAALEELWGREVAVETIPPTVEALKQHLL from the coding sequence ATGGTTCGCTACTTCAGCACCCGTGACTCCCATAAAACCCCCCTCTCCTTCGCTGAGGCCCTGCTCAAAGGGCTCGCGCCGGACGGAGGGTTATACCTCCCGGACCGGATTCCCACCCTCAGCCCGAGCGCCTGGCTCGAGGCGAGTTCCCTCGCGGAAGTCGGGGTGAAGGTGCTGGGGGAGTGGTTGAAGGAAGAGATCCCTGCGGCGGACCTCGAGCCTATCGTCCGCGACGCGCTAAACTTCCCCTGCCCGCTGATCCCGCTTTCGGACGGGGTGTACGTGCTCGAGCTGTTCCACGGCCCCACCCTCTCCTTCAAGGACTTCGGGGCGCGCACCATGGCCCGGCTGATGCAGTACTTCCTGGCCCGCCGGGGCGAGCGGCGGATCATCCTGGTCGCCACCTCGGGCGATACCGGCAGCGCCGTGGCGGATGGCTTTGCCGGCCAAGACAATATCGAGGTGGTACTGCTCTACCCCAAGGGCAAAGTTAGCGACGTGCAAGAGCGCCAGCTGATCGTGCGGCGCAAAGGGGTGCGGAGCTTCGCGGTAGAGGGCAGCTTTGACGACTGCCAGCGCATGGTGAAAGAAGCCTTCGTAGACCCCCAGCTCTCGCACCTGCCGCTCTCGAGCGCCAACTCTATCAACATCGGGCGGCTCCTACCACAGACGCTCTACTACCTGTGGGCAGCCCGTCAGCTGGGGGGCGGCGCAGTCAACTTTTGCGTTCCTAGCGGCAACCTCGGCAACCTCACGGGAGGCATTCTGGCCGCTTTGATGGGCCAAGATGTACCCCGCTTCCTCGCCGCGCATAACGCCAACCACTTCTTCCCCAACTTCCTGGCGGGCCGAGCGGAGGCCTACCAATTCCACCCTACCCTCGCCACCCTCTCCAACGCCATGGACGTGGGCGCACCCAGCAACTTCGAGCGGCTGTATACCTTGCTGGGAGCGAACAAGCTGCGCGCGTGGGTATGGGGTACGGTGGTCTTGGATGACGCGACGCTCGAGCGAATGCGGCAAACCTATGCGCGGTATGGCTATATAGCCTGCCCCCACACCGCAGTAGGACTCGAGGCGGTAGCCCGCTACCGCGCTGCCACCGCTGACCCGACCCCTATCGTCACCCTCTCCACGGCGCACCCTGCCAAGTTCCCGGAAGCCGTCGCAGGAGCCCTCGGCATCCAAGCCCCCAAGGAAGCTGCGCTCGAGGAACTGTGGGGGCGCGAGGTCGCGGTGGAAACCATCCCCCCAACAGTGGAAGCGCTCAAACAGCACCTGCTATAG
- the queG gene encoding tRNA epoxyqueuosine(34) reductase QueG produces the protein MDARARIESEARARGFLVAWAPVDLPEEARLGYMDWLAAGNQAGMGYLEARIEDRLAPTRRFSWAKSVLVLAASHAYPDPGLPEGGVRIGRVARYAWVRDYHTLLQPHIESLENLARRLGLEAKGYVDHGPLSERSYAVLAGLGWIGKNAMLMRMEEGSYLTLAVLLTSLVLEDLPEERYPNRCGRCTRCFTACPTNALPGNGSLDARRCISYWTIEHRGWIPTELWPGLGDWILGCDICQQVCPWNRKAREFWQDFTPEAELAHPDVQDFFFLSGHAFARKYAGTVFLRPGRTRLARNALIALANAQDERYLPLVRRAAEDVSPLVRATAAHTLARLGDTAAAEKRLTDPDENVIREARAALDQALCRVSPLATPETVPGGSRR, from the coding sequence GTGGACGCTCGAGCCCGGATTGAAAGCGAAGCCCGCGCGCGGGGGTTTCTGGTGGCCTGGGCGCCGGTGGACTTGCCCGAGGAGGCGCGGCTAGGCTATATGGATTGGCTGGCCGCAGGAAATCAGGCCGGTATGGGCTACCTCGAGGCCCGCATAGAGGATCGGCTTGCCCCTACCCGCCGTTTTTCTTGGGCCAAAAGCGTGTTGGTGCTGGCGGCCTCCCACGCATACCCCGACCCCGGCTTACCGGAAGGGGGGGTGCGCATCGGACGGGTGGCCCGCTACGCCTGGGTACGCGACTACCACACGCTGCTGCAGCCCCATATCGAAAGCTTGGAGAACCTAGCCCGGCGGCTTGGCCTCGAGGCCAAGGGGTACGTGGACCATGGCCCGCTTTCCGAGCGCAGTTACGCGGTGTTGGCGGGTTTGGGCTGGATCGGGAAAAACGCCATGCTGATGCGGATGGAAGAGGGCAGCTACCTCACCTTGGCGGTGTTGTTGACCTCGCTCGTGCTCGAGGATTTACCGGAAGAGCGCTACCCCAACCGTTGTGGACGCTGCACCCGGTGTTTTACCGCCTGCCCGACGAACGCCCTTCCTGGCAATGGCTCCCTCGACGCGAGGCGCTGCATCAGCTACTGGACCATCGAGCACCGCGGGTGGATCCCCACCGAGCTATGGCCCGGTCTGGGGGATTGGATTCTGGGCTGTGACATCTGCCAGCAGGTTTGCCCCTGGAACCGCAAAGCCCGGGAGTTCTGGCAGGATTTCACCCCTGAAGCGGAACTGGCCCATCCGGACGTTCAGGATTTTTTCTTTCTCTCAGGGCACGCGTTTGCCCGCAAGTACGCCGGCACGGTGTTTTTGCGCCCGGGGCGTACCCGCTTGGCGCGCAATGCCCTGATCGCCCTTGCCAATGCCCAAGATGAGCGGTATCTGCCCCTGGTGCGCCGAGCTGCGGAGGATGTCAGCCCGCTCGTACGGGCTACCGCTGCCCATACCCTGGCTCGCTTAGGAGACACCGCCGCTGCCGAGAAACGGCTCACCGACCCTGACGAAAACGTTATCCGCGAGGCTCGGGCTGCCTTGGATCAAGCGTTATGTAGGGTTTCGCCTTTGGCTACCCCGGAAACCGTCCCTGGCGGATCACGTCGCTGA
- a CDS encoding S41 family peptidase → MKRGFWGLVLGLLLGSAWASPSRYAEQFEYAWRLVEEYYWDQSHHGVDWVAVGERYRDRLPEIKDWRGLDRLIEEMYGELRDDHSTYLSPDEARLLLSGAQCLPLPYREAWDRPSGRNTDSPSAEAANPVPTPLSEEPRETAFAAPQVSLRGGAVIVRLSNLIDPEAFSTLASAIRRYEAESFRKGSIKGYILDLRGNPGGLALRMAEVAGLFFRGVPWRIVSRNLGTLPQPTQPALGRANTQKPLVVLIDGQVNSAAEGLAGALKEAGRAFLVGQRTAGNTEVLIPYCFPDGAVAMVAAGVLAPLRGATWEGRGVEPDLPVQGAEAQLEAALRYLDGLSSRRYSLPAWIEKIRAGQRFRLELGVVR, encoded by the coding sequence GTGAAAAGGGGTTTTTGGGGCTTGGTGCTGGGCTTGCTGCTAGGCAGCGCGTGGGCTAGCCCCAGCCGCTATGCGGAGCAGTTTGAGTATGCGTGGCGGCTGGTCGAAGAGTATTACTGGGACCAGAGCCATCACGGGGTGGACTGGGTAGCCGTGGGTGAACGGTACCGGGACCGTCTCCCGGAGATCAAGGATTGGAGGGGATTAGACCGCCTCATCGAGGAGATGTACGGCGAACTCCGCGATGACCACTCCACCTACCTGAGCCCCGACGAGGCCAGGTTGTTGCTCTCAGGGGCGCAGTGTTTACCATTACCCTATCGCGAGGCCTGGGACCGGCCTTCCGGCCGGAATACGGATAGCCCAAGCGCTGAGGCTGCGAATCCTGTACCCACCCCGCTCTCCGAAGAGCCGCGGGAGACTGCCTTTGCCGCTCCGCAAGTGAGCCTGCGCGGTGGGGCAGTGATCGTTCGGCTATCCAACTTGATTGACCCGGAGGCTTTTAGCACTCTGGCTTCCGCTATTCGTCGGTATGAGGCGGAGAGTTTCCGCAAAGGCTCGATCAAGGGCTACATCCTCGACCTACGGGGGAACCCAGGGGGACTGGCCTTACGGATGGCCGAGGTGGCCGGGCTTTTCTTCCGGGGGGTCCCTTGGCGGATCGTGAGCCGCAACCTGGGCACCCTTCCCCAGCCGACCCAGCCCGCATTGGGACGGGCCAACACCCAAAAACCGCTGGTGGTGCTCATCGATGGCCAAGTGAACTCGGCGGCAGAGGGGCTGGCCGGGGCGCTCAAGGAGGCGGGGCGGGCTTTTCTTGTGGGCCAGCGCACCGCGGGCAACACCGAGGTGCTGATTCCCTACTGCTTCCCTGATGGGGCGGTGGCGATGGTAGCTGCCGGGGTGTTGGCCCCCTTGCGGGGGGCCACTTGGGAAGGACGCGGGGTTGAGCCAGACTTGCCGGTACAGGGCGCAGAGGCTCAGCTCGAGGCGGCCTTGCGCTACCTGGATGGTCTTTCGTCCAGGCGCTACAGCCTTCCTGCATGGATAGAGAAGATCCGAGCGGGGCAGCGCTTTCGGCTTGAACTTGGGGTGGTGCGCTAG
- a CDS encoding integrase core domain-containing protein, translating into MQFTTVGREIWRGARQAQRLAEANASDPEVQERLRKLRLVKALRESKKSWKEIQDLVGISRATYHRWQKALKEKGLAGLKPRSRRPKHLRTKVHWTPGLLIRIETLRKENPTWGRWSIWLTLRKEGFQMSERTVGRILAYLEKHRRIESVAGYLARTQRGKLKRRVNRPYAKRKPRGYEARAPGDLVQVDTLTLTLGPGSMVKHFSAIDLHSRFVLAEVHSRATAKLSEGFLSLLLARAPFPIRAIQVDGGSEFMAEFEEACCALGIALFVLPPRSPKLNGHVERMQRTFKEEFYTRPLPTPLSELQAELDTYLDYYNRRRPHMALGGLAPLEFLAKMQEESVPQRVSNVLTDYTALTGFAACASIPVAVDAAAPSTAL; encoded by the coding sequence GTGCAGTTTACCACCGTTGGCCGAGAGATATGGAGAGGCGCTAGACAAGCACAGAGGCTGGCCGAGGCCAACGCAAGCGACCCAGAGGTCCAGGAACGTCTGCGCAAGCTCCGACTGGTCAAAGCCCTGCGTGAAAGTAAAAAGAGCTGGAAGGAGATCCAGGACCTGGTCGGGATCAGCCGGGCCACCTACCACCGCTGGCAAAAAGCCCTAAAAGAAAAGGGCCTGGCTGGACTCAAACCCCGCTCCCGCCGCCCTAAGCACCTGCGCACAAAGGTCCACTGGACCCCAGGGCTGCTCATTAGAATAGAAACTCTCCGCAAGGAAAACCCCACCTGGGGACGCTGGTCCATCTGGCTTACCCTCCGCAAGGAGGGTTTCCAGATGAGCGAACGCACGGTGGGGCGCATCCTGGCCTACCTGGAGAAGCACCGACGTATCGAGAGCGTGGCCGGCTACCTGGCCCGGACTCAAAGAGGGAAGCTAAAGCGAAGGGTAAACCGGCCCTACGCCAAAAGGAAGCCCCGAGGATACGAGGCCAGGGCTCCTGGGGACCTGGTCCAGGTGGACACCCTCACCCTGACCTTAGGACCGGGAAGCATGGTCAAGCACTTCTCGGCGATTGACCTCCATAGCCGGTTTGTCCTGGCGGAGGTGCACAGCCGGGCCACGGCTAAGCTTTCTGAGGGGTTCTTGTCCTTGCTTCTGGCCAGGGCCCCTTTTCCCATCCGGGCCATCCAGGTGGATGGGGGCAGCGAGTTCATGGCCGAGTTTGAGGAGGCCTGCTGTGCTCTGGGGATTGCCTTGTTTGTGCTACCGCCGAGGAGTCCTAAACTCAATGGTCACGTGGAGCGGATGCAGCGGACCTTCAAGGAGGAGTTCTACACCCGGCCTTTGCCCACCCCGCTCAGCGAGCTGCAGGCAGAGCTGGATACCTACCTGGACTACTACAACCGCCGAAGGCCTCACATGGCCCTGGGGGGTCTTGCTCCGCTGGAGTTTTTGGCTAAGATGCAAGAGGAGTCGGTTCCTCAAAGAGTCTCAAATGTGTTGACCGATTACACCGCTTTGACAGGCTTCGCAGCGTGTGCTAGCATACCCGTTGCGGTTGACGCCGCAGCACCTTCCACGGCGCTGTAG
- the lepB gene encoding signal peptidase I: MQQPIASNPPAGKPSLARYLWQGWLRPTGEALLLALLITTFAFTTVGVVGTSDLPNLHPGERLVVPKYQTWLHRFGIGSFKRGDLVVVKPPLTDPYAIQPLPLLGQFGVNFRPFFIKRIVALPGDRIRMEQGQLFINGVAVDESHTVPYWRSLGQLDTISDRANSDAWPFRQGQTGEYVVPAGMYFVMGDNRSYGGSEDSRAFGPVSLDQIGGKANFVLWPPFRRDENGQWRVNWRVMGTPEGFRVLEPGRP, encoded by the coding sequence ATGCAACAACCCATAGCCAGCAACCCACCCGCGGGCAAACCCAGCCTTGCGCGCTACCTCTGGCAAGGGTGGCTTCGCCCCACAGGTGAAGCGCTACTACTAGCCCTTCTCATCACTACTTTCGCCTTTACCACGGTAGGCGTAGTGGGCACCAGCGACCTACCCAACCTCCATCCAGGCGAGCGCTTGGTGGTCCCCAAGTACCAGACTTGGCTACACCGCTTCGGCATCGGCAGCTTTAAACGGGGCGACTTGGTGGTGGTCAAGCCGCCCCTCACCGATCCCTACGCAATCCAGCCCCTGCCGCTTTTGGGGCAGTTTGGGGTCAACTTCCGCCCCTTTTTCATCAAGCGCATCGTGGCCTTACCAGGAGACCGGATCCGCATGGAACAAGGACAGCTTTTCATCAACGGGGTGGCGGTGGATGAAAGCCACACCGTCCCTTATTGGCGATCCTTGGGCCAACTGGATACTATCTCAGATCGGGCCAACTCCGACGCCTGGCCCTTTCGCCAGGGCCAAACGGGGGAGTACGTGGTCCCCGCGGGAATGTACTTTGTAATGGGGGATAATCGCTCCTATGGCGGCTCGGAGGACTCGAGGGCCTTCGGGCCAGTTTCGCTCGATCAGATCGGTGGGAAAGCCAATTTCGTACTCTGGCCTCCCTTCCGGCGCGACGAGAACGGTCAGTGGCGGGTCAACTGGCGGGTAATGGGCACCCCGGAAGGATTCCGGGTGCTCGAGCCAGGGCGGCCTTAG
- a CDS encoding nitrilase-related carbon-nitrogen hydrolase encodes MKAALVHLATRATPEATLKAALSLLEQAAQEGAQVALLPELFPSGYRYPDAAATPQVLEALQTSARQHQMVIVAGVLETAAERYANRVRILGPQGEIGCYTKTHLIPAFGEPQTMIPGQELVRLELQGFQAGVAICFDLRFPELFRAYAVDGVNLFLVPSAWPISRSYAWELFCKARAAENQAYLLAVNHAEEPFGAASLAIDPLGMELARLESEGVRVIELDPSYPTRLRTEFPVFPQRRPDLYKL; translated from the coding sequence ATGAAAGCTGCCCTTGTCCACCTTGCCACCCGTGCAACCCCCGAAGCAACCCTCAAAGCCGCCCTGTCCCTGCTCGAGCAGGCCGCCCAGGAGGGGGCTCAGGTAGCCCTGTTGCCCGAACTCTTCCCCAGCGGTTACCGCTACCCCGACGCCGCAGCCACGCCCCAGGTGCTCGAGGCCTTGCAAACTTCGGCCCGCCAGCACCAGATGGTGATCGTGGCTGGAGTGCTGGAAACCGCCGCCGAACGCTACGCCAACCGGGTGCGCATCCTCGGCCCGCAGGGCGAAATCGGCTGCTACACCAAAACCCACCTCATCCCCGCTTTCGGCGAACCCCAGACCATGATCCCCGGCCAGGAGTTGGTGCGGCTCGAGCTGCAGGGCTTCCAGGCCGGGGTGGCCATCTGCTTCGACCTGCGCTTCCCGGAGCTATTTCGCGCCTATGCCGTAGATGGGGTAAACCTCTTTTTGGTCCCCTCCGCCTGGCCTATAAGCCGCAGTTACGCCTGGGAACTTTTCTGCAAGGCCAGGGCCGCCGAGAACCAGGCCTATCTGCTCGCGGTCAACCATGCTGAGGAACCCTTTGGGGCAGCCAGCCTGGCCATTGATCCGCTGGGGATGGAGCTAGCCCGCCTCGAGTCGGAGGGGGTTCGGGTGATCGAGCTCGACCCTTCATACCCCACCCGTCTGCGTACAGAGTTCCCGGTCTTCCCCCAGCGCCGCCCGGATTTGTACAAGCTCTAG
- a CDS encoding homoserine dehydrogenase, which translates to MERVNIALLGAGTVGSAFARLVAQQRQRLAGLGIEVELGKVLVRDPSKVREGIPAEKLTDQTEGLLEEADVLVEVMGGTSLAKKLVLDALEQGIPVITANKALLAEAWGELRPYADDGLLYYEASVMAATPVVSALSGVLWGSHLLELHAILNGTTNYILNRLEGGATYAEALAEAQAKGYAEADPTLDVEGLDAAHKLTVLARLCADPDYPWEEVRAHTRGITHLTPADLEDARQQGQTIRLVGSLYPENGRWKAVVRPVRLPLEHPLARAGSARNGLVLRGDACGELVFMGAGAGGAATASAVLGDLYQLLMGVPGHAPISAKAPVPDYPAERLEEV; encoded by the coding sequence GTGGAACGGGTAAACATCGCTTTGCTCGGGGCAGGAACCGTTGGCAGCGCCTTCGCCCGACTTGTGGCGCAGCAGCGCCAACGGCTGGCCGGGTTAGGGATCGAGGTGGAGTTGGGCAAGGTGTTGGTGCGCGATCCCTCCAAGGTGCGAGAGGGAATCCCTGCGGAGAAGCTCACCGACCAGACGGAGGGCCTCCTTGAGGAGGCTGACGTGCTGGTGGAGGTGATGGGCGGCACCAGCCTGGCTAAAAAGCTCGTACTGGATGCGCTTGAGCAGGGCATCCCGGTGATCACCGCCAACAAGGCCTTGCTCGCCGAGGCCTGGGGTGAACTCCGCCCCTACGCCGACGACGGGCTGCTGTACTACGAGGCTAGCGTGATGGCCGCTACTCCGGTGGTCTCGGCCCTCTCAGGGGTGCTGTGGGGGAGCCATTTGCTCGAGCTGCACGCCATCCTCAACGGCACCACCAACTATATCCTGAACCGCCTCGAGGGGGGCGCTACCTACGCTGAGGCGCTAGCCGAGGCCCAGGCCAAGGGCTACGCCGAAGCCGACCCTACCCTAGACGTGGAGGGCCTCGACGCCGCCCATAAACTCACCGTCTTGGCCCGGCTCTGTGCCGATCCCGACTACCCCTGGGAAGAGGTGCGGGCCCATACGCGGGGCATCACCCACCTCACCCCCGCCGACCTGGAGGACGCCCGTCAGCAGGGCCAGACCATACGCCTGGTCGGAAGCCTCTACCCCGAAAACGGAAGGTGGAAAGCGGTGGTGCGCCCGGTGCGGCTGCCGCTCGAGCACCCCCTGGCCCGCGCCGGCAGCGCCCGTAACGGCTTGGTCTTGCGGGGGGACGCCTGCGGCGAGCTGGTCTTTATGGGCGCCGGAGCTGGAGGAGCCGCCACCGCCAGCGCCGTGCTGGGGGACCTATACCAACTGCTCATGGGCGTTCCCGGTCACGCCCCCATCTCGGCTAAAGCCCCGGTTCCCGATTACCCAGCAGAACGGCTCGAGGAAGTCTGA
- a CDS encoding ATP cone domain-containing protein — translation MRETYIKTSRGYRWPFSKGLLVESLLNAGVKMQVAQSIAHTIEEHLRTRKRSEISASALKRLLTREVERVLGPEVAARLKSQTQSFEEIVVKSGDTRRPFSKGVLARSLEDAGFSTREAYELAKNAETALRKDGVREIDSAELEKRVGRLVEKQFGRTARRRYTGRLWLAGELFVEEEPGEPRVPFSKGVLAQSIMAAGVSPDAAYRIAREIERRLREGGQRVVSRDQLRAVASALLAEEVGEDLARKYELLRAIRRTVRPVHLLIGGVTGVGKSLLGSALAYRLGITRLISTDTVREILRSTVATDLIPTLHTSSFNAWTRLAGAEGAAPSPELILRGFRDQVARVAVGLRAIQERSAQEHTSVVVEGVHVVPGYLSHPSQSQVIQIPMLVMLEDEALHRSRFILRERETQGNRPREDYLRNFPSIRLIQSHLLELAEQTGIPVIPGENLDRAIDRGLEVIVEKMQKVYGEVLEAV, via the coding sequence ATGCGGGAGACCTATATCAAGACCTCGAGAGGCTACCGGTGGCCCTTTTCCAAGGGATTGTTGGTAGAGTCGTTGCTCAACGCCGGGGTCAAGATGCAGGTCGCGCAGTCCATCGCCCATACCATCGAAGAGCATCTGCGAACCCGCAAGAGATCGGAGATCAGCGCCAGCGCTCTAAAGCGGTTGCTTACCCGCGAAGTCGAGCGGGTGCTGGGCCCCGAGGTAGCGGCCCGGCTCAAATCCCAGACCCAAAGCTTCGAGGAGATCGTGGTCAAGAGCGGGGATACCCGCCGCCCATTTTCCAAGGGGGTGTTGGCACGTAGCCTCGAGGACGCGGGTTTTTCCACCCGCGAAGCGTACGAACTTGCCAAGAATGCCGAGACTGCCCTGCGCAAGGATGGGGTGCGGGAGATCGATTCCGCCGAGCTAGAAAAACGCGTAGGGCGGTTGGTGGAAAAGCAGTTTGGCCGGACCGCTCGGCGGCGCTATACCGGGCGGCTGTGGCTGGCGGGGGAGCTTTTCGTGGAGGAGGAGCCAGGAGAGCCCAGGGTTCCTTTTTCCAAGGGGGTGCTGGCCCAGTCCATCATGGCTGCGGGGGTCTCGCCAGATGCCGCTTACCGTATTGCCCGCGAGATCGAACGCCGGCTGCGTGAAGGGGGTCAGCGGGTGGTGAGCCGCGATCAACTGCGGGCGGTAGCTTCGGCGCTGCTGGCCGAAGAGGTGGGGGAAGATTTGGCCCGCAAGTACGAACTGCTGCGGGCCATTCGCCGCACGGTCCGCCCGGTGCACCTGCTCATTGGTGGGGTGACCGGGGTAGGGAAGAGCCTATTGGGTTCGGCCTTGGCCTACCGGCTGGGTATCACCCGGCTCATCTCCACCGACACCGTGCGGGAGATCCTGCGCTCCACCGTGGCTACCGACCTGATCCCCACCCTGCACACCTCGAGCTTCAACGCCTGGACCCGCCTGGCCGGGGCCGAAGGGGCAGCTCCCAGCCCGGAGCTGATCCTGCGCGGTTTCCGCGACCAGGTGGCGCGGGTAGCGGTGGGGTTGCGGGCTATTCAGGAGCGGAGCGCCCAGGAGCACACCTCGGTGGTGGTGGAGGGGGTTCATGTGGTGCCGGGGTATCTCTCCCACCCCTCGCAATCCCAGGTCATTCAGATCCCCATGCTGGTGATGTTGGAAGACGAGGCCCTACACCGCAGCCGCTTTATCCTGCGCGAGCGCGAAACCCAGGGCAACCGCCCGCGGGAGGATTACCTGCGCAACTTCCCTTCGATTCGCCTGATCCAAAGTCACCTCCTCGAGCTGGCAGAGCAGACCGGTATCCCGGTGATTCCGGGCGAGAACCTGGACCGGGCCATCGACCGAGGGCTCGAGGTAATCGTAGAGAAGATGCAGAAGGTGTATGGGGAGGTGCTGGAAGCCGTCTAG